The following are encoded together in the Narcine bancroftii isolate sNarBan1 chromosome 10, sNarBan1.hap1, whole genome shotgun sequence genome:
- the cyba gene encoding cytochrome b-245 light chain, producing MGQIEWAMWANEQALASGLILLIGGVVGVAGQFKSWQFAAYGIAAGVFVMLLEYPRGKRRKGTTLERPGQRFLAAVVKLFGPFTRNYYIRAILHACLAVPGGFILPTVLGTVNLGIASLIYLLAAIKKEEWNPIQSQDSKNRQVGKSIHQPPSNPPPRPPAEHRRKPVDDASAGAACVVVTPTLK from the exons ATGGGGCAGATTGAGTGGGCCATGTGGGCGAACGAGCAGGCGTTGGCCTCCGGACTCA TTCTGTTGATTGGCGGTGTAGTCGGAGTGGCCGGACAGTTTAAAAGCTGGCAGTTTGCAGCGTATGGCAT TGCTGCAGGAGTATTTGTAATGTTACTTGAATATCCCAGaggaaagaggaggaaaggcaCGACCTTGGAGAGACC gGGTCAACGCTTTCTGGCAGCTGTTGTGAAGTTGTTTGGACCTTTCACTCGGAATTACTACATCCGTGCTATTCTTCATGCATG CCTTGCTGTGCCTGGAGGATTTATATTACCAACAGTTCTGGGCACCGTGAATCTTGGCATTGCTAGTCTTATTTATCTACTT GCTGCCATAAAAAAAGAGGAATGGAACCCCATACAGTCACAAGACTCCAAAAAtcgacaggttggaaaaagtattCATCAGCCGCCCTCAAACCCTCCACCTCGGCCACCTGCAGAACATCGAAGGAAACCAGTGGACGATGCATCAGCCGGAGCTGCCTGTGTTGTAGTCACACCAACTCTCAAGTGA